One genomic segment of Ancylobacter sp. IITR112 includes these proteins:
- a CDS encoding Fic family protein, whose translation MNDGTTSNFSGPVTVFQDQSLPEEATPAGYAALIDAFGLAVPLPRTLCAIGAHHRLYERDGWRIYTPRHAPDASLEGHLTFALKYEGLDLLVLKRIFRATGPAPIEALVRSTPTGSYARRVWFLYEWLLGETLDLPAAEKGAYALVVDPDLQWAASGTASTRHRVKNNLPGTPTFCPMVFATKALKAFHDSNLAEQARTAIADVPRDLLARTAAFLLLKDSRSSFAIEGEHPPQDRIQRWGRAIGEAGRRSIDLDELLRLQRIVVGDARFVQLGLRTEGGFVGEHDRYTRMPLPDHISARHEDLRDLIDGLVAFDRTAAERQLDPVIAAAALAFGFVYIHPFEDGNGRLHRYLIHHVLAERGFNPPGVVFPISAAILDRIDDYRQTLEIWSARLLPFIQWEPTPTGNVRVLNDTADFYRYFDATPHAEFLYACVERTIEIDMPAETRFLRAYDAFRVAIGQIVDMPDRTVDLLFRFLRQNEGVLSKRAREQEFRELRAKEIERVEGAYAAAFSSDCDGE comes from the coding sequence ATGAACGACGGCACGACATCCAATTTTTCAGGGCCAGTTACGGTTTTTCAGGACCAGTCACTCCCTGAAGAAGCGACCCCCGCCGGCTACGCCGCACTCATCGACGCGTTCGGCCTTGCCGTGCCGCTGCCGCGCACACTCTGCGCCATCGGAGCTCATCACCGTCTCTATGAACGGGATGGCTGGCGCATATACACGCCGCGCCATGCGCCAGATGCCAGTCTCGAAGGCCACCTCACCTTCGCCCTGAAATATGAGGGGCTCGATCTCCTCGTCCTCAAGAGAATTTTTCGCGCCACGGGTCCGGCGCCAATCGAAGCGCTGGTGCGCTCAACGCCAACCGGCTCTTACGCAAGGCGCGTCTGGTTTCTGTATGAATGGCTGCTTGGCGAGACACTCGATCTTCCAGCCGCCGAAAAGGGAGCCTATGCCCTCGTCGTCGATCCCGACCTGCAATGGGCTGCGTCTGGGACCGCATCGACCCGCCATCGGGTCAAGAACAACCTGCCTGGCACGCCGACCTTCTGCCCCATGGTGTTTGCGACGAAAGCCCTGAAGGCCTTCCACGACAGCAATCTCGCCGAACAGGCGCGCACCGCGATTGCTGACGTGCCGCGCGACCTGCTGGCCCGCACCGCGGCTTTCCTGCTGCTGAAGGATTCCCGCTCCAGCTTTGCCATCGAGGGAGAGCATCCGCCGCAGGATCGTATCCAGCGCTGGGGCCGGGCCATCGGCGAGGCAGGCCGACGTTCCATCGACCTTGACGAGCTCTTGAGGCTTCAGCGCATCGTCGTCGGAGATGCGCGCTTCGTCCAGCTTGGACTACGCACGGAGGGCGGGTTCGTCGGCGAGCATGACCGCTATACCCGTATGCCACTGCCCGATCATATCAGTGCCCGACACGAGGACCTGCGTGATCTCATCGACGGATTGGTGGCCTTCGACCGCACGGCAGCGGAGCGCCAACTTGATCCGGTGATCGCAGCTGCCGCACTAGCCTTCGGCTTCGTCTACATCCATCCCTTCGAGGATGGGAACGGGCGCCTGCACCGCTACCTGATCCATCACGTCCTTGCTGAACGCGGGTTCAATCCGCCGGGAGTTGTTTTTCCCATCTCCGCGGCGATCCTCGATCGCATCGATGATTATCGGCAGACGCTGGAAATCTGGTCTGCGCGCCTCCTCCCCTTCATCCAATGGGAGCCGACGCCGACCGGTAACGTCCGGGTGCTGAATGATACGGCGGATTTCTACCGCTATTTCGACGCGACGCCTCACGCAGAATTCCTCTACGCATGCGTGGAGCGCACGATCGAGATCGACATGCCGGCCGAGACGCGCTTCCTGCGGGCGTATGACGCGTTCCGCGTCGCGATCGGACAGATCGTCGACATGCCGGATCGCACCGTTGATCTCCTCTTCCGCTTCCTGCGCCAGAATGAAGGAGTTCTCTCAAAGCGTGCCCGAGAGCAGGAATTCCGCGAGCTCAGGGCCAAGGAGATCGAGCGGGTCGAGGGCGCCTACGCGGCTGCGTTTTCCTCTGATTGCGATGGGGAGTAG
- a CDS encoding helix-turn-helix transcriptional regulator, translating into MQTPERIIRLKTVLARTGLSRSTIYRKIAEGTFPAQLRISTNGAGWRESDINRWVADPPRWRAPDETAVDRL; encoded by the coding sequence ATGCAGACACCAGAGCGCATCATCCGCCTCAAGACCGTCCTTGCCCGCACCGGCCTATCTCGCTCCACCATCTATCGCAAGATCGCCGAGGGGACCTTCCCTGCCCAGCTCAGGATCAGCACCAACGGTGCCGGTTGGCGGGAATCCGACATCAACCGTTGGGTCGCGGATCCGCCCCGGTGGCGGGCACCGGACGAGACCGCAGTCGATAGGCTTTGA
- a CDS encoding conjugal transfer protein TraD, whose protein sequence is MRKPRDFDAELKALEDKARELKARKVQQLGDLVIATGADTLTAEELAGALLVLAETKDAGRKEAWARRGAAFFQGRARRTAPASERDPVSPPPQSDSAHSPSGSSGPA, encoded by the coding sequence ATGCGCAAGCCACGGGACTTCGATGCCGAACTGAAGGCACTCGAAGACAAGGCACGAGAGCTCAAGGCCCGCAAGGTGCAGCAGCTTGGCGATCTGGTGATCGCCACCGGCGCGGACACGCTCACGGCGGAGGAGCTTGCCGGCGCCCTGCTGGTGCTCGCCGAGACCAAAGACGCCGGACGGAAGGAGGCGTGGGCGCGACGGGGAGCGGCGTTCTTTCAAGGACGGGCACGCCGAACTGCACCGGCATCTGAACGCGACCCGGTCAGCCCTCCGCCGCAATCAGACAGCGCGCACTCGCCATCAGGCAGCTCGGGCCCGGCATGA
- a CDS encoding conjugal transfer protein TraD: MRTWQVERRRRTRHLIELGGLVVKAGIVDLTGDDRAMIYGALLWMAEMRWSPFAGHFGGFAKLGSGVCHAALLMPSQAMWTSSGVLPPRAEWGLVRL, translated from the coding sequence ATGCGCACCTGGCAGGTCGAGCGTCGCAGGCGGACGCGGCATCTGATCGAACTCGGCGGCCTCGTGGTTAAGGCCGGGATCGTGGACCTCACCGGCGATGATCGCGCCATGATCTACGGCGCACTGCTCTGGATGGCCGAAATGAGGTGGTCCCCATTCGCCGGACATTTTGGCGGCTTCGCTAAGCTTGGTTCTGGTGTGTGTCACGCCGCCTTGTTGATGCCGTCGCAGGCCATGTGGACCTCCTCCGGCGTTCTGCCGCCGAGAGCCGAGTGGGGCCTCGTGCGGTTGTAG
- a CDS encoding IS3 family transposase (programmed frameshift): MTGKRKRYSSDFKAKVALEALRGEQTVAQLAAKHGLHQTMINAWKKQAIEGMAAVFSGKAEAADAARESEIDQLHAKIGQLVVERGFFASGLRAMSVGAKRDMIEPDHPRLPITRQCALVGISRSAFYGGPRIESPETLAIMRAIDGQFLETPWYGSRQMVRHLRRQGHEVGRKRVRRLMARMGLATIYQRPKTTVRHPQHRIFPYLLRTMAIEEPDQVWCADITYIPMRRGFLYLVAIMDWHSRRVLSWRLSNTMEADFCIEALEEALSRFGRPSIFNTDQGSQFTSPRFAKVLLDAGVRISMDGRGRWMDNVFIERLWRSLKYECIYLNAFETGSEARAGIGRWITYYNRTRPHSALGGRTPEEVHMACDGINKAA; the protein is encoded by the exons ATGACCGGGAAGAGGAAGCGATATTCATCGGATTTCAAGGCGAAGGTGGCCCTGGAGGCACTGCGCGGGGAACAGACGGTGGCCCAGTTGGCGGCGAAGCATGGTCTCCACCAGACCATGATCAACGCTTGGAAGAAGCAGGCCATCGAGGGGATGGCCGCAGTGTTCTCCGGCAAGGCGGAAGCGGCCGACGCCGCCCGCGAGAGCGAGATCGACCAGCTCCATGCCAAGATCGGCCAACTGGTGGTGGAACGGG GATTTTTTGCGTCGGGCCTCCGGGCGATGAGCGTGGGGGCAAAACGCGACATGATCGAACCGGATCACCCCCGACTACCGATCACGCGCCAGTGCGCCCTGGTCGGCATCAGCCGGTCGGCTTTCTACGGCGGGCCGCGGATCGAAAGCCCCGAGACTCTTGCCATTATGCGGGCGATCGACGGCCAGTTTCTCGAGACGCCGTGGTACGGCTCGCGGCAAATGGTGCGCCATCTGCGCCGGCAGGGGCACGAGGTTGGGCGCAAGCGTGTGCGGCGCCTCATGGCCCGCATGGGGCTGGCCACCATCTACCAGCGGCCGAAGACCACGGTGCGCCACCCGCAGCACCGCATCTTCCCCTATCTCTTGCGCACCATGGCGATCGAGGAGCCCGACCAGGTCTGGTGCGCCGACATCACTTACATCCCGATGCGGCGCGGATTCCTGTATCTGGTCGCCATCATGGACTGGCACAGCCGCAGGGTTCTCTCCTGGCGGCTCTCCAACACCATGGAGGCCGACTTCTGCATCGAGGCACTGGAGGAGGCCTTGTCCCGGTTCGGGCGGCCGAGCATCTTCAACACCGACCAGGGAAGCCAGTTCACCAGCCCGCGCTTCGCAAAGGTGCTGCTGGACGCTGGCGTGCGGATCTCCATGGATGGCCGCGGCCGGTGGATGGACAACGTGTTCATCGAGCGCCTCTGGCGGTCCCTGAAATACGAGTGCATCTACCTCAACGCCTTCGAGACCGGGTCCGAGGCCCGCGCCGGGATCGGCCGATGGATCACCTACTACAACCGCACGAGGCCCCACTCGGCTCTCGGCGGCAGAACGCCGGAGGAGGTCCACATGGCCTGCGACGGCATCAACAAGGCGGCGTGA
- a CDS encoding multiprotein-bridging factor 1 family protein, which translates to MTPIQSKMARVALGWGTRDLAQKANVSPDTIARLERGERLRAGTMENIRAAFEAAGIEFIPENGGGAGVRFRKPSESN; encoded by the coding sequence ATGACACCCATCCAGTCGAAAATGGCACGTGTTGCGCTCGGCTGGGGTACCCGCGACTTGGCGCAAAAAGCGAACGTTTCGCCTGACACCATCGCGCGTTTGGAGCGCGGTGAGCGTCTTCGGGCTGGTACGATGGAAAACATCCGTGCCGCCTTTGAGGCCGCCGGCATCGAGTTTATTCCGGAGAATGGGGGCGGCGCTGGCGTGCGCTTCCGGAAGCCCTCCGAGTCGAACTGA
- the hypE gene encoding hydrogenase expression/formation protein HypE translates to MNPPIPVLAAPRRQLPKAVTLAHGGGGSAMRDLIDEVFIDTFKGTAGAPEDQARFDLAALMAQGDRLAFTTDGFVVDPLFFPGGDIGTLAVCGTINDLAVGAARPVALSCAVIIEEGLALDTLRAVALSMAQTARAAGVPIVTGDTKVVARGACDKLFITTTGIGVVRAGIEVGIGRARPGDVVLVNGLLGDHGAAILNARGDLALETDIESDCAALHGLIDHLIAAAPGVRMMRDATRGGIAAVLNELAAASGVGVRIREADTPIRAEVQGFCEILGLDPLYLANEGKIVAVVPSEEAPAALRALRAHPLGQGAAAIGRVTEARPGRVVMETRLGGERVVDMLVGDQLPRIC, encoded by the coding sequence ATGAACCCGCCCATTCCAGTCCTTGCTGCCCCCCGGCGCCAATTGCCCAAGGCGGTCACCCTCGCCCATGGCGGCGGCGGCAGCGCCATGCGCGACCTGATCGACGAGGTGTTCATCGACACGTTCAAGGGCACGGCTGGTGCACCCGAGGACCAGGCCCGCTTCGATCTCGCCGCGTTGATGGCGCAGGGCGACCGGCTCGCCTTCACCACCGACGGGTTCGTCGTCGACCCGCTGTTCTTTCCCGGCGGCGACATCGGCACGCTCGCCGTCTGCGGGACCATCAACGATCTTGCCGTGGGCGCGGCGCGTCCGGTGGCGCTGTCCTGCGCCGTGATCATCGAGGAGGGGCTGGCGCTCGACACGCTGCGGGCGGTGGCGCTTTCCATGGCGCAAACGGCGCGGGCGGCGGGCGTGCCCATCGTCACCGGCGACACCAAGGTGGTCGCGCGCGGTGCCTGCGACAAGCTGTTCATCACCACGACCGGCATCGGCGTAGTCCGTGCCGGCATCGAGGTCGGCATCGGCCGGGCGCGGCCGGGCGATGTCGTGCTGGTCAACGGCTTGCTGGGCGACCATGGCGCGGCGATCCTCAACGCGCGCGGCGATCTCGCGCTGGAGACGGACATCGAAAGCGACTGCGCGGCGCTGCACGGGCTGATCGACCATCTCATCGCGGCGGCGCCGGGGGTGCGGATGATGCGGGACGCGACCCGCGGCGGCATCGCCGCCGTGCTCAACGAACTCGCCGCGGCCAGCGGCGTCGGCGTGCGAATCCGTGAGGCCGACACCCCGATCCGCGCCGAGGTGCAGGGCTTCTGCGAGATTCTCGGCCTCGATCCGCTCTACCTCGCCAATGAGGGCAAGATCGTCGCGGTGGTGCCGTCCGAGGAGGCGCCGGCGGCGCTGCGGGCCTTGCGCGCGCATCCGCTGGGGCAGGGGGCCGCCGCCATAGGCCGCGTCACCGAGGCCCGGCCCGGGCGGGTGGTGATGGAGACGCGCCTTGGCGGCGAGCGCGTCGTCGACATGCTGGTGGGCGACCAGTTGCCGCGCATCTGCTGA
- the hypD gene encoding hydrogenase formation protein HypD: MRYVDEFRDPALARGLIREIETLAARMGRGRDRPFAIMEVCGGHTHAIFRYGLEGLLPDIIEFVHGPGCPVCVLPMGRVDDCVAIAERPEVIFATFGDAMRVPGSAKSLLAAKADGADVRMVYSPLDALALARRHPDREVVFFGLGFETTMPSTALTVLRAAREGIENFSIFCNHITIIPTLRALLEMPDLGIDGFIGPGHVSMVIGTAPYRFIAEEFAKPMVVAGFEPIDLLQSLLMVLRQLDEGRATIENQYARVVPDAGNARAMGAVEDVYEVRPSFEWRGLGSIAHSGVRLREAYARFDAERRFAVPEVQVADPAACRCGEVLTGQMKPWACPVFGTGCTPEMPLGALMVSSEGACAAYYQYGGLRPPRLEGAA, encoded by the coding sequence ATGCGCTATGTCGATGAATTTCGCGACCCCGCTCTGGCGCGCGGGCTGATCCGCGAGATCGAAACGCTCGCCGCGCGGATGGGCCGTGGCCGCGACCGGCCCTTCGCCATCATGGAAGTGTGCGGCGGGCACACCCATGCAATCTTCCGTTATGGGCTGGAGGGGTTGCTGCCGGACATCATCGAGTTCGTCCACGGCCCCGGCTGCCCGGTCTGCGTGCTGCCCATGGGCCGGGTGGACGACTGCGTCGCCATCGCCGAGCGTCCCGAGGTGATCTTCGCCACTTTCGGCGACGCGATGCGCGTGCCGGGCTCGGCGAAAAGCCTGCTCGCCGCCAAGGCGGACGGCGCGGATGTGCGCATGGTCTATTCGCCGCTCGACGCGCTGGCGCTGGCCCGCCGCCATCCCGACCGCGAGGTGGTGTTCTTCGGCCTCGGCTTCGAGACCACCATGCCGTCCACCGCGCTCACCGTGCTGCGCGCGGCGCGCGAGGGCATCGAGAATTTCTCGATTTTCTGCAACCACATCACCATCATCCCGACGCTGCGCGCGCTGCTGGAAATGCCCGATCTCGGCATAGACGGCTTCATCGGACCGGGGCACGTCTCGATGGTGATCGGCACCGCGCCCTATCGCTTCATCGCCGAGGAGTTCGCCAAGCCCATGGTGGTGGCCGGCTTCGAGCCGATCGACCTGCTGCAGTCGCTGCTGATGGTGCTGCGCCAGCTCGATGAGGGGCGCGCGACAATCGAGAACCAGTATGCCCGCGTGGTGCCGGATGCCGGCAATGCGCGCGCCATGGGCGCGGTGGAGGACGTATACGAGGTGCGGCCGAGCTTCGAATGGCGCGGCCTCGGCTCCATCGCCCATTCCGGCGTGCGGCTGCGCGAGGCCTATGCCCGCTTCGACGCCGAGCGGCGCTTCGCGGTGCCGGAGGTGCAGGTGGCCGACCCCGCCGCCTGCCGTTGTGGCGAGGTGCTGACCGGGCAGATGAAGCCCTGGGCCTGCCCGGTCTTCGGCACTGGCTGCACACCGGAGATGCCGCTGGGGGCGCTGATGGTGTCGTCCGAGGGGGCCTGCGCCGCCTATTACCAGTATGGCGGCCTGCGTCCGCCGCGGCTGGAGGGCGCGGCATGA
- the hypC gene encoding HypC/HybG/HupF family hydrogenase formation chaperone → MCLGIPGRIVAIVDEEAMLASVDVSGVRRTVDVVCVAAPGRPLDELIGAWVLVHVGFAMSVIDEEEAAATLKVLTEIGEAEGEIEAMRTGSVEPFLPSAAPRAH, encoded by the coding sequence ATGTGTCTCGGCATACCCGGCCGCATCGTCGCCATCGTCGATGAAGAGGCCATGCTCGCCAGCGTCGATGTGTCCGGCGTGCGCCGCACCGTCGATGTGGTCTGCGTCGCCGCGCCCGGCCGCCCGCTCGATGAGCTGATCGGCGCCTGGGTACTGGTGCATGTGGGCTTCGCCATGAGCGTCATTGACGAGGAAGAGGCCGCCGCCACGCTGAAGGTGCTCACCGAGATCGGCGAGGCCGAGGGTGAGATCGAGGCGATGCGGACGGGCAGCGTCGAACCCTTCCTTCCCTCAGCCGCGCCGCGCGCGCACTAA
- a CDS encoding sigma-54-dependent transcriptional regulator, which translates to MSQTRPGILIVDDEPRSVEVIARVLGEEFEVFTALDATRALEILENEWVQVVFCDQRMPGRSGVDLLTEVRRRWPDVVRIIVTGYTDPRDMIGAINEAGIYQFITKPWHPDQLLLAAQGAARLYHLQREYDRLSLELKLAAPTAEMRFAEQQERVRRNFHFDALVRTPASPLNEVCRRAAQVAAFDIPVLVLGETGTGKELLARAIHYSSLRSERPFFAVNCGAIPDELLESELFGHKKGAFTGAHTTRIGLLDQADGGTILLDEIGDVSPAFQVKLLRFLQEGEIRPVGANETRRVDVRILAATHRDLAGEVKAGRFREDLYYRLAAMVLTLPPLRERRGDLRVLAPRILDSLSSAHGKRTQGFTEEALACIEAYDWPGNVRELQNELTRMLVLAGGGPLGADLLSPHVLRGAAASSANATAADLAVKDTGPLKDRIERMEALILMETLLRCRWNKSRAAEELGLSRVGLRAKLDRYGIARDGTFGSSH; encoded by the coding sequence GTGAGCCAGACCCGACCCGGCATCCTCATCGTCGATGACGAGCCACGCTCGGTCGAGGTGATCGCCCGCGTGCTCGGCGAGGAGTTCGAGGTGTTCACGGCGCTCGACGCCACGCGCGCGCTGGAGATTCTGGAAAATGAGTGGGTGCAGGTCGTGTTCTGCGACCAGCGCATGCCCGGCCGTTCGGGCGTCGACCTGCTCACCGAGGTCCGCCGGCGCTGGCCGGATGTCGTGCGCATCATCGTCACCGGCTATACCGACCCGCGCGACATGATCGGCGCCATCAACGAAGCCGGCATCTACCAGTTCATCACCAAGCCCTGGCACCCCGACCAGCTTCTGCTGGCGGCGCAGGGGGCGGCGCGGCTCTACCATCTTCAGCGCGAATATGACCGGCTGTCGCTCGAACTGAAGCTCGCCGCGCCGACGGCCGAGATGCGCTTTGCCGAGCAGCAGGAGCGGGTGCGGCGGAATTTCCATTTCGACGCGCTGGTGCGCACCCCCGCCAGCCCGCTGAACGAGGTCTGCCGACGCGCGGCGCAGGTCGCCGCCTTCGACATTCCCGTTCTGGTGCTGGGCGAGACGGGCACGGGCAAGGAATTGCTGGCGCGTGCCATCCACTATTCCAGCCTGCGCTCGGAGCGGCCCTTCTTCGCGGTCAATTGCGGGGCGATTCCGGACGAGTTGCTGGAATCCGAGCTGTTCGGCCACAAGAAGGGCGCCTTCACCGGCGCCCACACGACGCGGATCGGCCTGCTCGATCAGGCCGATGGCGGCACCATCCTGCTCGATGAGATCGGCGATGTGTCGCCGGCCTTCCAGGTCAAGCTGCTGCGCTTCCTGCAGGAGGGCGAGATCCGCCCGGTGGGCGCCAATGAGACGCGGCGGGTGGATGTGCGCATCCTCGCCGCCACCCATCGCGACCTCGCCGGCGAGGTGAAGGCCGGCCGCTTCCGCGAGGACCTGTATTACCGGCTCGCCGCGATGGTGCTCACCTTGCCGCCGCTGCGCGAGCGGCGGGGCGATCTGCGCGTGCTGGCGCCGCGCATTCTCGACAGCCTGTCCAGCGCGCATGGCAAGCGCACCCAGGGCTTCACCGAGGAAGCGCTGGCCTGCATCGAGGCCTATGACTGGCCGGGCAATGTGCGCGAATTGCAGAACGAACTGACGCGCATGCTGGTGCTGGCCGGGGGCGGGCCGCTGGGCGCCGACCTGCTGTCGCCGCATGTGCTGCGCGGGGCTGCCGCCTCCAGCGCCAACGCGACGGCGGCCGATCTCGCCGTCAAGGATACCGGCCCGCTCAAGGACCGCATCGAGCGCATGGAAGCGCTGATCCTGATGGAAACGCTGCTGCGCTGCCGCTGGAACAAGAGCCGCGCGGCGGAGGAACTCGGCCTGTCGCGCGTCGGTCTGCGCGCCAAGCTCGACCGCTACGGCATCGCTCGCGACGGCACGTTCGGCAGTAGCCATTGA
- the hypB gene encoding hydrogenase nickel incorporation protein HypB, producing MCVTCGCGSDNVTISGAQGEARGHGHEHGHAHHHGHDHHHDHDHHHEHHPAAPAESRMVEIERGILAKNDAFAAENRARLKAGGIVSFNLLAGPGAGKTTLLVETLRALGARVPAAVIEGDQQTANDAERIRATGTPAVQINTGKGCHLDAHMVGHALEELPLPPGGLLFIENVGNLVCPAAFDLGEDQRVTLLSVTEGEDKPLKYPDIFEAADLVLLTKTDLLPHLHVDVALIERNIARINPVASILQVNATSPGGLGAWLGWLGEVRRRRLAELAADTENRARALRAAAEALP from the coding sequence ATGTGCGTGACTTGCGGCTGCGGATCGGACAACGTCACCATCTCGGGCGCCCAGGGCGAGGCGCGCGGGCATGGGCATGAACACGGGCACGCTCATCACCACGGGCATGACCACCATCACGACCACGACCATCACCACGAGCATCATCCGGCCGCCCCGGCGGAAAGCCGGATGGTGGAGATCGAGCGCGGCATTCTCGCCAAGAACGACGCCTTTGCCGCTGAAAATCGCGCGCGTCTGAAGGCGGGCGGCATCGTCTCTTTCAATCTTCTCGCTGGACCCGGTGCCGGCAAGACCACGCTGCTGGTCGAGACGCTGCGCGCGCTGGGCGCGCGGGTGCCCGCGGCGGTGATCGAGGGCGACCAGCAGACCGCCAACGACGCCGAGCGCATCCGCGCCACCGGCACCCCCGCCGTGCAGATCAACACCGGCAAGGGCTGTCATCTCGACGCGCATATGGTCGGCCATGCGCTGGAGGAACTGCCGCTGCCGCCGGGCGGGCTGCTGTTCATCGAGAATGTCGGCAATCTCGTCTGCCCCGCCGCCTTCGACCTGGGCGAGGATCAGCGGGTGACGCTGCTCTCGGTGACGGAAGGCGAGGACAAGCCGCTGAAATATCCCGACATCTTCGAAGCCGCCGATCTCGTTCTGCTCACCAAGACCGATTTGCTGCCGCATCTCCATGTCGATGTGGCGCTGATCGAGCGCAACATTGCCCGCATCAACCCCGTCGCTTCGATCCTGCAGGTGAACGCCACGTCGCCCGGCGGCCTCGGCGCCTGGCTCGGCTGGCTCGGCGAGGTGCGACGCCGGCGCCTCGCCGAACTCGCCGCCGACACCGAGAACCGGGCGCGGGCGCTGCGCGCGGCGGCGGAGGCATTGCCGTGA
- the hypA gene encoding hydrogenase maturation nickel metallochaperone HypA, producing the protein MHEMALCESLLDSLKDAARTHGFAKVTKVRLVVGPFAGVEVEALRFGFDVVMRGSLAEAAQLDILAEPGTAWCFDCSDTVPLADRLSPCPQCGGERLRPNGGTEMRIKDLEVV; encoded by the coding sequence ATGCATGAGATGGCGCTGTGCGAGAGCCTTCTGGACTCGCTGAAGGATGCCGCCCGCACCCATGGCTTCGCCAAGGTGACGAAGGTGCGGCTGGTGGTCGGTCCCTTCGCCGGGGTCGAGGTGGAGGCGCTGCGCTTCGGCTTCGATGTGGTGATGCGTGGTTCGTTGGCGGAAGCGGCCCAGCTCGACATTCTCGCCGAGCCCGGCACCGCCTGGTGCTTCGACTGCTCCGATACCGTACCGCTCGCCGACCGGCTTTCCCCATGCCCCCAATGCGGTGGCGAGAGGCTGCGGCCCAATGGCGGCACCGAGATGCGTATCAAGGATCTGGAGGTGGTGTGA